ACTACGACGACGGTCAGCGGCACACGGATTTCGACTATGCGGCCTGGCTTGATGAGCTCGAAGCTGCCGGTTTCAACTTCTTCCGAGGCTGGAGCTGGTCGGACGGCTATTACTCTCCCCTGCCATTCGAGAAGGTCATCGTTCAGGGTCGAAGGGTCTACGACCTGACCAGGTGGAACGAACGCTACTTCGAGCGGCTCCGTTCGCGCCTCGAGGCCGCCCGGAAACACGGCCTCTACACCAGCGTCATGCTGTTTCAAAGCTGGAGCGTGGACGATCGGGACGGCACCCGCCGCCCGGACCCATGGCTCAACCACCCACTGAGAAGAGGCAACAACGTTCAACGAACCCAGGTCAGAAACCACTCGGGCTCCAGGCTGGCGCCCATTCACGACGAGTACCTGCGTCGGATGGTCGAGGCTCTCTACGACCTCGACAACTTCGTCTGGGAGGTCGGCAACGAGCTCGGAGGCGGCTCGGGCCCCTGGACGCGCCTGGTCATCGACCGTCTGCGAGAGCTCGAGACGCAAAAGGTGGCATTGGATCCCGAGGACCGGAACCGGCGGCACTTGATCTGGGCCAGCTGCATCGGCGGTCGCTCGATGCCGAGGCCCGCCTTCGGCGCCGATCTGGTTTCGCCCTGCAATACCGACCGCTACGGAGTCGAGACAGCCGGGCACTGCTTCAACCCGGTGCGCAACGCCCAACCTCCGGCGGCCGAAGGTTCTCGAGTCGTCATCGCCGACTCCGACCACTTGGCGCCGCTTGCCGCCAACCCCGACTGGGCCTGGAAGAGCTTCTTCAGAGGCCTGCACCCAATCGCTCTGACCGCCCCCCGAGGCGAGGATAGCCTGCCCTGGTGGCGAGGCCGTTGCGATCTCGATCGCGGCCGTGAGCGGGCGGAGAAACTCGTGCGGACTCTCAAGATCATCGCTCGCGTCGCTCGAAGGGTGGACCTCGCAGGCAGCATTCCGCAGGCAAACACCCAGCCGGGGCATCCGGGCTCCGTTTCATCGGCGGGTTACTCCCTCTTCACGACCGCGGATCCCGGCACCTCCAGCCTCCCCGACGGCCGCCGGTTCCTGGTCTATCAACCCGCCGCCATGGGTGGCCGCAAACCGGTCAACGTCTGCGGACTTCGCAACGGCCGGACCTATGGTGTCACCTGGCGCCGTCTCGACGACGGCAGGGTGTTCTGGACCGACCGCCGTACCTCCTCACGCCACTGCGAGTCCTTTGCCGGTTCCCCGGCAGGCGGCATTCTCGAGCTCAAGCTCAAGTAGACGAGCGGACAGCCAACGCCTGATGCCCTCGACAAGATTCCTCTGCTCGGCGCCGCTCTGGCTCGGCTTGATCAGTCTGGTCGCCCGGGCCTCGATGCCGGCCCCGGCGGCCGGCCAAGAGATTCAGCCCGGTATTCACCGGCTCAATGGCATCGAGGAGACCCTTCCCATCGGCGACCTCAAGCCGCTCAAGAAGATAGTCCGCGACATCGACGTGCTCGGACTCGGTGAGGACGTGCACACGACGCGCGGATTCTCCCGGGCCAAGTTCCGGCTGTTCAAGTACCTGGTCGAGAAACGCGGCTTCCGCGCGTTCGGATTCGAGAGCCCGTGGGTGGAGGCGGAGCTAGTGGCGCGGTACGTGGAGGACTGTCAGGGCTCCCCGGAGTCGGCCCTGCAGGGTCTCTTCGGGGTCTGGCAGAACGAGAGCGTGCGCGATCTCGTCCAGTGGATGTGCGAATACAACCGCAAGCACGCCGGCGACCCGGTCTACTTCTACGGCTTCGACCATCAGCAAGGTTGGGACGACGCCCCGCGTCTCAGGAGCCTTCTCAGACAGTTCGGCGTCGACGCGAACAGCCGGAAGATCAGATGGCTGGACAACTGCGAAGGCGGTAGCTCCACCTCGGCGGGCGACTACTTCGCCAACCGACAGACTCCAATCCCGGAGCTGCGGCACGAGCGCTGCCTCGACGCTCTGGACCGCGATTGGGAATTCCTCGACCGCCGCGCCCGCAGACTGATCAGGAAGGGACGAGCGACCGCCGAAGACATCGAGTGGGCCAGGATTCACATCGTCGGCCTCCGGTCGTGGCAGGAGCAGACCTTCCATCGCGACACCAGCTTCAGCCGGTCCTACGAGGCGCGCGATCTGGGCATGGCCTACATTGCCCGAATGATCCGCGAGCTCCGGTTCCCGGCAGCCAAGACCGCCCTTTGGGCCCACAACGGCCACATAGCTGCGGGCGGGAAATTCCTGACCGGCCCCGACACGATGGGCGTCTTCCTCAAGGAGAGCCTGGGCGACAAGTACGAAGCGCTCGGACTCGTTGCCTACGAGAGCAAGATCGATTGGCCCGGAGTCGGCTGCGGCTCGACCGGCGTCTCACGGTTCCCATCGGTCGAAGCGAGCCTGCGGCAATTCGACGAGCTCTTTCTCTTCATCGACCTCGACTTTCCGGATGCCGAAGATCCATTTCTCGTGCCCAACCAGTTCTACAGCTTGAACGGAAACTTCATGGTGCCGCGCGAGGAATTCCGAGCGCTCATCTACCTGGAGACCGCCGAGAAGATGATCCCGCTGGCCTGGGAGCCCTGCTCCGAGTAGCGGCGGCAGGAAACCTGCCGTTCGGCCATACCGGACGCGGCGCGTTCAGAGTGACTCCGCTCGCAGGCTCCGCCTAATCCTCGGACTCGGCGGAGAGCGCCTCGAGCGCTCGCTCCATCTCCGCGGCCTCGGTGTCGTTGCCGAGTCCCCGATGAATCTTCATCAGAAGCTCGAGCGCCTGGCGATTCTCGGGCTCGAGCTCGACCGCCTTCTTCGCCGAGGCCAGGGCCTGGTCGTTGTCGCCCTGAAACACGCAGGTTTGCGCGAGCACATGGTGGGCCGCGGCCAGCCTCGGCCGGATCTTCAGTACCCTCTCGAACTTGGCGCGAGCGGTATCCCAGTCGCGCTCGTTGTAGGCGGTGATCCCCTTGTTGTAAATGCCGCGAACGTCTTCTGGAATCTGAACCCCACCACCGCCCGAGCCCTTTTCGAGCGTGAAGTCTCGCTCGATCCGCAAGTGTTCTTTGGTCCACGTGCTCCCAGCATCGAACAGCTCGGCGAATACCTTGTACCCGTCCTTGGTCACCGTGATCCGGTACCGACGGGCCGGATGCATCACGAACAATCCATAGCGCCCATCCTTCTTGCTCGTGCCGGAGCCGGATATCGAGGTATTCAGCGCGATCGCCTCCGCCTTGACCAACGCTCCCACTACGGGATTGCCGTCCTCGTCGGTGACGACTCCCTTGAAGCGGACCCCCTGAGCCAGAGCCCTGTCCGGCGCCATCATGGCCAAGAGGAGGAACAAGAACGTCAATCTCTCTTTCATGCCGGTCCCCCTCGTCTCGCCCATAGATAATCTCTGGAGAGAACCTATCAGGCCTCTTCGCCGTTGCCGCAACCGCGATTTTTCAGACCCCTTATTCGTGGGCTTGTGTCCCTGGGCTGATTCCGTCTTTCCGGACCGGCCGGGCTAGTATTCCCCCCACCGCCGGCCGAAGCTGATCGGCGAACCCTCGAAACGACCGTTCTCCAGCACCGATGAAAAAAGGTACACAACCATGAAGCACCCAGCCCTGGCGGTCCCGGCCGCGTTAGCTCTCCTTGCACTCGGCGTCCTCCTCGGCTGCAGCGCGGCGCTGCCGGATCCCCAGGCTCCAGCCCCCGATTCGCCGACACTTCCGCCACCCTCTGCCACCGCCGGAGGCGAGGCCGCGGCTGCCACCGATGTCGACCGGTTCGCTTCAGACGCGGTGATCCCCGTCGACCCGGACGTCACCATCGGCAAACTCGACAACGGCCTCACCTACTACGTCCGCGCCAACGGCAAGCCCGAAAACCGAGCCTCCCTCCGCTTGGTGGTCAACGCCGGATCCATCGTCGAAGACGAGGACCAGCGCGGTCTGGCTCATTTCGTCGAGCA
The bacterium DNA segment above includes these coding regions:
- a CDS encoding erythromycin esterase family protein, which encodes MPSTRFLCSAPLWLGLISLVARASMPAPAAGQEIQPGIHRLNGIEETLPIGDLKPLKKIVRDIDVLGLGEDVHTTRGFSRAKFRLFKYLVEKRGFRAFGFESPWVEAELVARYVEDCQGSPESALQGLFGVWQNESVRDLVQWMCEYNRKHAGDPVYFYGFDHQQGWDDAPRLRSLLRQFGVDANSRKIRWLDNCEGGSSTSAGDYFANRQTPIPELRHERCLDALDRDWEFLDRRARRLIRKGRATAEDIEWARIHIVGLRSWQEQTFHRDTSFSRSYEARDLGMAYIARMIRELRFPAAKTALWAHNGHIAAGGKFLTGPDTMGVFLKESLGDKYEALGLVAYESKIDWPGVGCGSTGVSRFPSVEASLRQFDELFLFIDLDFPDAEDPFLVPNQFYSLNGNFMVPREEFRALIYLETAEKMIPLAWEPCSE
- a CDS encoding DUF4038 domain-containing protein — translated: MKVHPVNPRYLTNDSGEAILLVGPHTWHAFQDYDDGQRHTDFDYAAWLDELEAAGFNFFRGWSWSDGYYSPLPFEKVIVQGRRVYDLTRWNERYFERLRSRLEAARKHGLYTSVMLFQSWSVDDRDGTRRPDPWLNHPLRRGNNVQRTQVRNHSGSRLAPIHDEYLRRMVEALYDLDNFVWEVGNELGGGSGPWTRLVIDRLRELETQKVALDPEDRNRRHLIWASCIGGRSMPRPAFGADLVSPCNTDRYGVETAGHCFNPVRNAQPPAAEGSRVVIADSDHLAPLAANPDWAWKSFFRGLHPIALTAPRGEDSLPWWRGRCDLDRGRERAEKLVRTLKIIARVARRVDLAGSIPQANTQPGHPGSVSSAGYSLFTTADPGTSSLPDGRRFLVYQPAAMGGRKPVNVCGLRNGRTYGVTWRRLDDGRVFWTDRRTSSRHCESFAGSPAGGILELKLK
- a CDS encoding tetratricopeptide repeat protein, whose protein sequence is MKERLTFLFLLLAMMAPDRALAQGVRFKGVVTDEDGNPVVGALVKAEAIALNTSISGSGTSKKDGRYGLFVMHPARRYRITVTKDGYKVFAELFDAGSTWTKEHLRIERDFTLEKGSGGGGVQIPEDVRGIYNKGITAYNERDWDTARAKFERVLKIRPRLAAAHHVLAQTCVFQGDNDQALASAKKAVELEPENRQALELLMKIHRGLGNDTEAAEMERALEALSAESED